A stretch of Anoplopoma fimbria isolate UVic2021 breed Golden Eagle Sablefish chromosome 4, Afim_UVic_2022, whole genome shotgun sequence DNA encodes these proteins:
- the pdzd11 gene encoding PDZ domain-containing protein 11, producing the protein MDQKIPYDDYQLPVVFLPSYENPPAWIAPQERLHHPDYNNELTQFLPRTIVLKKPPGAQLGFNIRGGKASQLGIFISKVVPDSDAHRAGLQEGDQVLSVNEVDFQDIEHSRAVEILKTAREILMRVRFFPYNYQRQKERTVH; encoded by the exons ATGGATCAGAAGATTCCTTATGATGACTACCAGCTCCCAGTGGTATTCCTGCCTTCATATGAGAACCCACCTGCATGGATAGCACCACAGGAG CGGCTTCATCACCCTGACTACAACAATGAGCTCACCCAGTTCCTGCCTCGTACCATTGTATTGAAGAAACCTCCAGGAGCACAGCTGGGCTTCAACATCCGTGGGGGCAAGGCGTCACAGTTGGGAATCTTTATatccaag GTGGTCCCAGACTCAGATGCCCACAGAGCAGGTCTGCAAGAGGGAGACCAGGTTCTTTCTGTGAATGAGGTTGATTTTCAAGACATAGAGCACTCAAGA GCTGTAGAGATTCTGAAGACTGCGCGAGAGATACTGATGAGGGTTCGCTTCTTTCCTTACA ACTACCAAAGGCAGAAGGAGAGGACAGTACACTAG
- the stard14 gene encoding START domain containing 14 isoform X1, translating to MSILPDETTFADFRKKCLSHDNWSNKYDQNGMQVWVENSSADKGNNVPKVHTIKCKMTIKDVSAATMYDVLHDGSYRKKWDPAMLESYDIARLSANADVGYYSWLCANPIKNRDVVSLRSWQVTEDEYIIINFSVKHPKHPPRSDLVRAISILTGYLIKPLGPNSCTFIYLSQADPKGSLPKWVVNQASKVFAPRVMRCVHKAGQNYPEWKQQNSPDHKPWLYSEQNTLPMMDPSELSIQRADSLENVDESSKVATQDSEDSS from the exons ATGTCTATTTTACCCGATGAGACGACCTTTGCTGACTTTAGGAAGAAGTGTTTATCACATGACAACTGGTCCAATAAGTATGATCAGAACGGGATGCAGGTGTGGGTGGAAAACTCTTCAGCAGATAAAGGAAACAACGTGCCTAAAGTCCACACCATCAAG TGTAAAATGACAATCAAAGATGTATCGGCAGCCACCATGTACGACGTCCTTCACGACGGCTCGTACCGTAAGAAGTGGGATCCCGCCATGTTGGAGAGTTATGACATTGCCCGGCTCTCTGCTAATGCCGATGTGGGCTACTACTCAT ggTTATGTGCTAACCCCATAAAGAACAGAGATGTGGTGTCTCTGCGTTCGTGGCAGGTGACGGAGGACGAGTACATCATCATTAACTTCTCAGTCAAGCATCCG AAACATCCTCCTCGCAGTGATCTCGTGAGGGCCATCTCCATCCTCACTGGATATCTGATCAAGCCCTTAGGACCAAACAGCTGCACTTTCATATACCTTTCACAAGCCGACCCCAAAG GTTCTCTTCCCAAGTGGGTGGTAAACCAAGCTTCAAAAGTTTTCGCTCCACGG gtGATGAGGTGTGTACACAAGGCGGGTCAGAACTACCCAGAGTGGAAACAGCAGAACTCTCCGGACCATAAGCCCTGGCTGTACTCGGAGCAGAACACCCTGCCCATGATGGACCCCAGCGAACTGTCGATACAGAGGGCCGACTCGCTGGAAAACGTGGACGAGAGCTCCAAGGTGGCCACTCAGGACAGCGAGGACAGCAGCTAG
- the stard14 gene encoding START domain containing 14 isoform X2 produces the protein MQVWVENSSADKGNNVPKVHTIKCKMTIKDVSAATMYDVLHDGSYRKKWDPAMLESYDIARLSANADVGYYSWLCANPIKNRDVVSLRSWQVTEDEYIIINFSVKHPKHPPRSDLVRAISILTGYLIKPLGPNSCTFIYLSQADPKGSLPKWVVNQASKVFAPRVMRCVHKAGQNYPEWKQQNSPDHKPWLYSEQNTLPMMDPSELSIQRADSLENVDESSKVATQDSEDSS, from the exons ATGCAGGTGTGGGTGGAAAACTCTTCAGCAGATAAAGGAAACAACGTGCCTAAAGTCCACACCATCAAG TGTAAAATGACAATCAAAGATGTATCGGCAGCCACCATGTACGACGTCCTTCACGACGGCTCGTACCGTAAGAAGTGGGATCCCGCCATGTTGGAGAGTTATGACATTGCCCGGCTCTCTGCTAATGCCGATGTGGGCTACTACTCAT ggTTATGTGCTAACCCCATAAAGAACAGAGATGTGGTGTCTCTGCGTTCGTGGCAGGTGACGGAGGACGAGTACATCATCATTAACTTCTCAGTCAAGCATCCG AAACATCCTCCTCGCAGTGATCTCGTGAGGGCCATCTCCATCCTCACTGGATATCTGATCAAGCCCTTAGGACCAAACAGCTGCACTTTCATATACCTTTCACAAGCCGACCCCAAAG GTTCTCTTCCCAAGTGGGTGGTAAACCAAGCTTCAAAAGTTTTCGCTCCACGG gtGATGAGGTGTGTACACAAGGCGGGTCAGAACTACCCAGAGTGGAAACAGCAGAACTCTCCGGACCATAAGCCCTGGCTGTACTCGGAGCAGAACACCCTGCCCATGATGGACCCCAGCGAACTGTCGATACAGAGGGCCGACTCGCTGGAAAACGTGGACGAGAGCTCCAAGGTGGCCACTCAGGACAGCGAGGACAGCAGCTAG